In Pangasianodon hypophthalmus isolate fPanHyp1 chromosome 29, fPanHyp1.pri, whole genome shotgun sequence, one genomic interval encodes:
- the tbc1d5 gene encoding TBC1 domain family member 5 isoform X1 — protein MQHPNFETRHPLQAEEQETGYDPLHNYNQNIARDVLNSAAESTFQSYRKEWDDLFQNSNYLARIRQAGINGQLRSSRFRSICWKLYLEILPEDKSQWIKKTKELRDKYEQIKERHITNPRKAAGQQDLVVNNPLSQDEGSLWNKFFQDKELRGMIKQDVLRTFPEMRFFQEDDVRTKLTDILFCYARENEQLLYKQGMHELLAPIVFVLHSDHQAFQHASETGSPSEDMKVVLDPKFHEHDAYAMFSQLMETAEPWFSSFEREVRKGKEEMLTSIPFARPQDAGPSVAIVTKVNRIQDQLVKKHDIELHMHLNRLEIAPQIYGIRWVRLLFGREFPLQDLLVVWDALLADSITLDLVDYVFVAMLLYIRDALIASSFQTCLGLLMHYPPVGDIHALLHKALFLRDPKNNPRPVNYQFQQNLDYYKNQGADFVDRSRTVSTKVAPLNINKVSSSLLSFGRKLIAPIGGGSSGVSPVNSEVPSCPSPQPQPPRALAEQPSNTVSSRTQTHVAQQRLLKSESMPVHLSKDVGSPGVSQISLPSQILSDMPGQTSRTVSSSPSVESLSGGRDQAMSSPPLPASKGRESSTSSPPLSATKKDLFFNISRSRSHSKSIGKKDLEELEAQVSLLQGQINDLEAMSKYCAKMMNVHIGKIQDVILQEHLQKEDEVLVSLAGLKQIKDILKGALRFNQSQLEAEENEEITIADDHYCSTGQDTAQQGGSTTVANTDTEIVQPSPQLDISHLSEQEKEEETQEKTTTMPSEGAHTTEPQIAEGRNWDDYILVSQDGDLQPTEGEHAVPFKQGRGFGMAEFQDPLMGTTSGSSSPEEGSTNSKDSDFTIVNSADL, from the exons ATGCAGCACCCAAACTTTGAAACGAGACATCCACTGCAGGCAGAAGAGCAGGAAACCGGTTATGACCCTCTGCACAACTATAACCAAAACATAGCCC GAGACGTGCTAAACAGTGCTGCTGAGTCGACCTTTCAGTCATACAG AAAAGAGTGGGATGACTTGTTCCAGAACAGCAACTATCTGGCCCGGATCAGGCAGGCAGGCATTAATGGCCAGTTAAGGAGCAGCCGATTTCGCAGCATATGCTGGAAG CTCTACTTAGAGATCCTGCCTGAGGATAAGAGCCAATGGATCAAAAAGACCAAGGAGCTTCGAGATAAATATGAGCAGATCAAAgagagg CACATCACAAACCCACGCAAAGCTGCAGGCCAGCAGGACCTGGTGGTGAACAACCCACTGTCTCAGGATGAGGGG aGTTTGTGGAACAAGTTCTTCCAGGATAAAGAGTTGCGGGGTATGATCAAGCAGGATGTGCTGAGAAC GTTTCCAGAGATGCGTTTTTTCCAAGAGGATGATGTACGGACTAAACTGACGGATATTCTCTTCTGCTACGCACGAGAAAATGAGCAGTTACTCTATAAACAG GGTATGCATGAGTTGTTGGCTCCTATAGTATTTGTTTTGCACTCTGATCATCAGGCATTTCAACATGCCAGTGAGACTGGCAGTCCCAG TGAGGACATGAAGGTGGTGCTGGACCCAAAGTTTCATGAGCATGATGCATA TGCCATGTTCTCACAACTCATGGAAACAGCAGAGCCCTGGTTCTCCAGTTTTGAGCGGGAGGTGCGCAAG GGAAAGGAAGAGATGCTCACCAGCATTCCTTTTGCCAGACCCCAGGACGCCGGCCCTTCTGTGGCCATTGTGACCAAAGTAAACCGAATTCAAGACCAGCTGGTAAAAAAGCATGATATCGAACTGCACATGCACCTGAACCGCCTGGAGATCGCACCACAGATATACGGCAT tcgCTGGGTCCGCCTGTTATTTGGGAGGGAGTTTCCTCTGCAGGACCTGCTGGTGGTGTGGGACGCACTGCTTGCAGACAGCATCACTCTGGATCTGGTGGATTATGTGTTTGTAGCCATGCTGCTTTACATCAGAGATGCAT TGATTGCCAGTAGCTTTCAGACTTGTCTTGGCCTCCTGATGCACTACCCGCCTGTTGGAGACATTCACGCTCTTCTGCACAAAGCGCTGTTCCTGAGAGACCCAAAG AATAATCCAAGGCCAGTCAACTATCAGTTCCAACAGAACCTTGACTACTACAAAAACCAAGGAGCTGACTTTGTCGACAGGTCACG CACTGTTAGCACCAAAGTGGCTCCCCTAAACATCAATAAGGTCTCCAGCTCTCTGCTTAGCTTCGGTAGGAAGCTCATTGCCCCCATCGGTGGTGGCTCCAGTGGTGTCTCTCCAGTCAACAGTGAAGTGCCGTCTTGTCCATCTCCACAACCTCAGCCACCTCGGGCTTTAGCTGAGCAACCATCTAACACTGTGTCGTCTCGTACACAAACGCATGTGGCACAACAGCGGCTGCTGAAGTCTGAGAGCATGCCTGTGCATCTCAGTAAAG ATGTAGGTTCTCCTGGAGTATCTCAGATCTCTCTTCCCAGCCAGATACTATCTGACATGCCAG GTCAGACTTCCAGGACCGTGAGCTCCTCACCGAGTGTTGAGAGTCTGTCAGGTGGGAGGGACCAGGCTATGTCATCCCCTCCTCTTCCTGCCTCCAAGGGGCGGGAGTCGAGCACATCATCACCGCCTCTCTCGGCCACGAAGAAAGATTTGTTCTTCAACATCAGTCGTTCGCGTTCTCACAGCAAATCCATAGGCAAAAAGGACCTG GAAGAGTTGGAGGCCCAAGTGTCCTTACTGCAGGGGCAGATCAATGATCTGGAGGCCATGAGCAAATATTGTGCCAAGATGATGAATGTACACATCG GCAAGATTCAGGACGTGATACTGCAGGAACATCTGCAGAAAGAGGATGAAGTGCTGGTATCACTTGCTGGACTTAAGCAG ATTAAGGACATCTTAAAGGGAGCACTGCGCTTTAATCAAAGTCAGCTGGAGGCTGAGGAGAATGAGGAGATCACAATAGCAGATGATCACTACTGCTCTACAGGTCAGGACACAGCTCAGCAGGGTGGATCCACAACTGTGGCCAATACGGATACTGAAATTGTTCAGCCAAGCCCTCAGCTGGATATCAGCCATCTCTCTGAGcaagagaaggaagaggagaCACAAGAAAAGACAACAACTATGCCAAGTGAGGGGGCACATACCACAGAACCACAG ATTGCTGAGGGGAGGAACTGGGATGACTACATCCTGGTTTCACAGGATGGGGATCTTCAACCAACGGAGGGCGAGCATGCTGTGCCCTTCAAGCAGGGACGGGGTTTCGGCATGGCAGAGTTTCAGGACCCTCTTATGGGAACCACCTCTGGATCATCCAGCCCAGAAGAGGGCAGCACTAACAGCAAGGACTCTGATTTTACCATTGTTAACTCGGCTGACCTTTGA
- the tbc1d5 gene encoding TBC1 domain family member 5 isoform X2 encodes MQHPNFETRHPLQAEEQETGYDPLHNYNQNIARDVLNSAAESTFQSYRKEWDDLFQNSNYLARIRQAGINGQLRSSRFRSICWKLYLEILPEDKSQWIKKTKELRDKYEQIKERHITNPRKAAGQQDLVVNNPLSQDEGSLWNKFFQDKELRGMIKQDVLRTFPEMRFFQEDDVRTKLTDILFCYARENEQLLYKQGMHELLAPIVFVLHSDHQAFQHASETGSPSEDMKVVLDPKFHEHDAYAMFSQLMETAEPWFSSFEREVRKGKEEMLTSIPFARPQDAGPSVAIVTKVNRIQDQLVKKHDIELHMHLNRLEIAPQIYGIRWVRLLFGREFPLQDLLVVWDALLADSITLDLVDYVFVAMLLYIRDALIASSFQTCLGLLMHYPPVGDIHALLHKALFLRDPKNNPRPVNYQFQQNLDYYKNQGADFVDRSRTVSTKVAPLNINKVSSSLLSFGRKLIAPIGGGSSGVSPVNSEVPSCPSPQPQPPRALAEQPSNTVSSRTQTHVAQQRLLKSESMPVHLSKGQTSRTVSSSPSVESLSGGRDQAMSSPPLPASKGRESSTSSPPLSATKKDLFFNISRSRSHSKSIGKKDLEELEAQVSLLQGQINDLEAMSKYCAKMMNVHIGKIQDVILQEHLQKEDEVLVSLAGLKQIKDILKGALRFNQSQLEAEENEEITIADDHYCSTGQDTAQQGGSTTVANTDTEIVQPSPQLDISHLSEQEKEEETQEKTTTMPSEGAHTTEPQIAEGRNWDDYILVSQDGDLQPTEGEHAVPFKQGRGFGMAEFQDPLMGTTSGSSSPEEGSTNSKDSDFTIVNSADL; translated from the exons ATGCAGCACCCAAACTTTGAAACGAGACATCCACTGCAGGCAGAAGAGCAGGAAACCGGTTATGACCCTCTGCACAACTATAACCAAAACATAGCCC GAGACGTGCTAAACAGTGCTGCTGAGTCGACCTTTCAGTCATACAG AAAAGAGTGGGATGACTTGTTCCAGAACAGCAACTATCTGGCCCGGATCAGGCAGGCAGGCATTAATGGCCAGTTAAGGAGCAGCCGATTTCGCAGCATATGCTGGAAG CTCTACTTAGAGATCCTGCCTGAGGATAAGAGCCAATGGATCAAAAAGACCAAGGAGCTTCGAGATAAATATGAGCAGATCAAAgagagg CACATCACAAACCCACGCAAAGCTGCAGGCCAGCAGGACCTGGTGGTGAACAACCCACTGTCTCAGGATGAGGGG aGTTTGTGGAACAAGTTCTTCCAGGATAAAGAGTTGCGGGGTATGATCAAGCAGGATGTGCTGAGAAC GTTTCCAGAGATGCGTTTTTTCCAAGAGGATGATGTACGGACTAAACTGACGGATATTCTCTTCTGCTACGCACGAGAAAATGAGCAGTTACTCTATAAACAG GGTATGCATGAGTTGTTGGCTCCTATAGTATTTGTTTTGCACTCTGATCATCAGGCATTTCAACATGCCAGTGAGACTGGCAGTCCCAG TGAGGACATGAAGGTGGTGCTGGACCCAAAGTTTCATGAGCATGATGCATA TGCCATGTTCTCACAACTCATGGAAACAGCAGAGCCCTGGTTCTCCAGTTTTGAGCGGGAGGTGCGCAAG GGAAAGGAAGAGATGCTCACCAGCATTCCTTTTGCCAGACCCCAGGACGCCGGCCCTTCTGTGGCCATTGTGACCAAAGTAAACCGAATTCAAGACCAGCTGGTAAAAAAGCATGATATCGAACTGCACATGCACCTGAACCGCCTGGAGATCGCACCACAGATATACGGCAT tcgCTGGGTCCGCCTGTTATTTGGGAGGGAGTTTCCTCTGCAGGACCTGCTGGTGGTGTGGGACGCACTGCTTGCAGACAGCATCACTCTGGATCTGGTGGATTATGTGTTTGTAGCCATGCTGCTTTACATCAGAGATGCAT TGATTGCCAGTAGCTTTCAGACTTGTCTTGGCCTCCTGATGCACTACCCGCCTGTTGGAGACATTCACGCTCTTCTGCACAAAGCGCTGTTCCTGAGAGACCCAAAG AATAATCCAAGGCCAGTCAACTATCAGTTCCAACAGAACCTTGACTACTACAAAAACCAAGGAGCTGACTTTGTCGACAGGTCACG CACTGTTAGCACCAAAGTGGCTCCCCTAAACATCAATAAGGTCTCCAGCTCTCTGCTTAGCTTCGGTAGGAAGCTCATTGCCCCCATCGGTGGTGGCTCCAGTGGTGTCTCTCCAGTCAACAGTGAAGTGCCGTCTTGTCCATCTCCACAACCTCAGCCACCTCGGGCTTTAGCTGAGCAACCATCTAACACTGTGTCGTCTCGTACACAAACGCATGTGGCACAACAGCGGCTGCTGAAGTCTGAGAGCATGCCTGTGCATCTCAGTAAAG GTCAGACTTCCAGGACCGTGAGCTCCTCACCGAGTGTTGAGAGTCTGTCAGGTGGGAGGGACCAGGCTATGTCATCCCCTCCTCTTCCTGCCTCCAAGGGGCGGGAGTCGAGCACATCATCACCGCCTCTCTCGGCCACGAAGAAAGATTTGTTCTTCAACATCAGTCGTTCGCGTTCTCACAGCAAATCCATAGGCAAAAAGGACCTG GAAGAGTTGGAGGCCCAAGTGTCCTTACTGCAGGGGCAGATCAATGATCTGGAGGCCATGAGCAAATATTGTGCCAAGATGATGAATGTACACATCG GCAAGATTCAGGACGTGATACTGCAGGAACATCTGCAGAAAGAGGATGAAGTGCTGGTATCACTTGCTGGACTTAAGCAG ATTAAGGACATCTTAAAGGGAGCACTGCGCTTTAATCAAAGTCAGCTGGAGGCTGAGGAGAATGAGGAGATCACAATAGCAGATGATCACTACTGCTCTACAGGTCAGGACACAGCTCAGCAGGGTGGATCCACAACTGTGGCCAATACGGATACTGAAATTGTTCAGCCAAGCCCTCAGCTGGATATCAGCCATCTCTCTGAGcaagagaaggaagaggagaCACAAGAAAAGACAACAACTATGCCAAGTGAGGGGGCACATACCACAGAACCACAG ATTGCTGAGGGGAGGAACTGGGATGACTACATCCTGGTTTCACAGGATGGGGATCTTCAACCAACGGAGGGCGAGCATGCTGTGCCCTTCAAGCAGGGACGGGGTTTCGGCATGGCAGAGTTTCAGGACCCTCTTATGGGAACCACCTCTGGATCATCCAGCCCAGAAGAGGGCAGCACTAACAGCAAGGACTCTGATTTTACCATTGTTAACTCGGCTGACCTTTGA
- the tbc1d5 gene encoding TBC1 domain family member 5 isoform X3, translating to MQHPNFETRHPLQAEEQETGYDPLHNYNQNIARDVLNSAAESTFQSYRKEWDDLFQNSNYLARIRQAGINGQLRSSRFRSICWKLYLEILPEDKSQWIKKTKELRDKYEQIKERHITNPRKAAGQQDLVVNNPLSQDEGSLWNKFFQDKELRGMIKQDVLRTFPEMRFFQEDDVRTKLTDILFCYARENEQLLYKQGMHELLAPIVFVLHSDHQAFQHASETGSPSEDMKVVLDPKFHEHDAYAMFSQLMETAEPWFSSFEREVRKGKEEMLTSIPFARPQDAGPSVAIVTKVNRIQDQLVKKHDIELHMHLNRLEIAPQIYGIRWVRLLFGREFPLQDLLVVWDALLADSITLDLVDYVFVAMLLYIRDALIASSFQTCLGLLMHYPPVGDIHALLHKALFLRDPKNNPRPVNYQFQQNLDYYKNQGADFVDRSRTVSTKVAPLNINKVSSSLLSFGRKLIAPIGGGSSGVSPVNSEVPSCPSPQPQPPRALAEQPSNTVSSRTQTHVAQQRLLKSESMPVHLSKDVGSPGVSQISLPSQILSDMPGQTSRTVSSSPSVESLSGGRDQAMSSPPLPASKGRESSTSSPPLSATKKDLFFNISRSRSHSKSIGKKDLEELEAQVSLLQGQINDLEAMSKYCAKMMNVHIGKIQDVILQEHLQKEDEVLVSLAGLKQIKDILKGALRFNQSQLEAEENEEITIADDHYCSTGQDTAQQGGSTTVANTDTEIVQPSPQLDISHLSEQEKEEETQEKTTTMPNC from the exons ATGCAGCACCCAAACTTTGAAACGAGACATCCACTGCAGGCAGAAGAGCAGGAAACCGGTTATGACCCTCTGCACAACTATAACCAAAACATAGCCC GAGACGTGCTAAACAGTGCTGCTGAGTCGACCTTTCAGTCATACAG AAAAGAGTGGGATGACTTGTTCCAGAACAGCAACTATCTGGCCCGGATCAGGCAGGCAGGCATTAATGGCCAGTTAAGGAGCAGCCGATTTCGCAGCATATGCTGGAAG CTCTACTTAGAGATCCTGCCTGAGGATAAGAGCCAATGGATCAAAAAGACCAAGGAGCTTCGAGATAAATATGAGCAGATCAAAgagagg CACATCACAAACCCACGCAAAGCTGCAGGCCAGCAGGACCTGGTGGTGAACAACCCACTGTCTCAGGATGAGGGG aGTTTGTGGAACAAGTTCTTCCAGGATAAAGAGTTGCGGGGTATGATCAAGCAGGATGTGCTGAGAAC GTTTCCAGAGATGCGTTTTTTCCAAGAGGATGATGTACGGACTAAACTGACGGATATTCTCTTCTGCTACGCACGAGAAAATGAGCAGTTACTCTATAAACAG GGTATGCATGAGTTGTTGGCTCCTATAGTATTTGTTTTGCACTCTGATCATCAGGCATTTCAACATGCCAGTGAGACTGGCAGTCCCAG TGAGGACATGAAGGTGGTGCTGGACCCAAAGTTTCATGAGCATGATGCATA TGCCATGTTCTCACAACTCATGGAAACAGCAGAGCCCTGGTTCTCCAGTTTTGAGCGGGAGGTGCGCAAG GGAAAGGAAGAGATGCTCACCAGCATTCCTTTTGCCAGACCCCAGGACGCCGGCCCTTCTGTGGCCATTGTGACCAAAGTAAACCGAATTCAAGACCAGCTGGTAAAAAAGCATGATATCGAACTGCACATGCACCTGAACCGCCTGGAGATCGCACCACAGATATACGGCAT tcgCTGGGTCCGCCTGTTATTTGGGAGGGAGTTTCCTCTGCAGGACCTGCTGGTGGTGTGGGACGCACTGCTTGCAGACAGCATCACTCTGGATCTGGTGGATTATGTGTTTGTAGCCATGCTGCTTTACATCAGAGATGCAT TGATTGCCAGTAGCTTTCAGACTTGTCTTGGCCTCCTGATGCACTACCCGCCTGTTGGAGACATTCACGCTCTTCTGCACAAAGCGCTGTTCCTGAGAGACCCAAAG AATAATCCAAGGCCAGTCAACTATCAGTTCCAACAGAACCTTGACTACTACAAAAACCAAGGAGCTGACTTTGTCGACAGGTCACG CACTGTTAGCACCAAAGTGGCTCCCCTAAACATCAATAAGGTCTCCAGCTCTCTGCTTAGCTTCGGTAGGAAGCTCATTGCCCCCATCGGTGGTGGCTCCAGTGGTGTCTCTCCAGTCAACAGTGAAGTGCCGTCTTGTCCATCTCCACAACCTCAGCCACCTCGGGCTTTAGCTGAGCAACCATCTAACACTGTGTCGTCTCGTACACAAACGCATGTGGCACAACAGCGGCTGCTGAAGTCTGAGAGCATGCCTGTGCATCTCAGTAAAG ATGTAGGTTCTCCTGGAGTATCTCAGATCTCTCTTCCCAGCCAGATACTATCTGACATGCCAG GTCAGACTTCCAGGACCGTGAGCTCCTCACCGAGTGTTGAGAGTCTGTCAGGTGGGAGGGACCAGGCTATGTCATCCCCTCCTCTTCCTGCCTCCAAGGGGCGGGAGTCGAGCACATCATCACCGCCTCTCTCGGCCACGAAGAAAGATTTGTTCTTCAACATCAGTCGTTCGCGTTCTCACAGCAAATCCATAGGCAAAAAGGACCTG GAAGAGTTGGAGGCCCAAGTGTCCTTACTGCAGGGGCAGATCAATGATCTGGAGGCCATGAGCAAATATTGTGCCAAGATGATGAATGTACACATCG GCAAGATTCAGGACGTGATACTGCAGGAACATCTGCAGAAAGAGGATGAAGTGCTGGTATCACTTGCTGGACTTAAGCAG ATTAAGGACATCTTAAAGGGAGCACTGCGCTTTAATCAAAGTCAGCTGGAGGCTGAGGAGAATGAGGAGATCACAATAGCAGATGATCACTACTGCTCTACAGGTCAGGACACAGCTCAGCAGGGTGGATCCACAACTGTGGCCAATACGGATACTGAAATTGTTCAGCCAAGCCCTCAGCTGGATATCAGCCATCTCTCTGAGcaagagaaggaagaggagaCACAAGAAAAGACAACAACTATGCCAA ATTGCTGA